One Elephas maximus indicus isolate mEleMax1 chromosome 16, mEleMax1 primary haplotype, whole genome shotgun sequence DNA window includes the following coding sequences:
- the SFXN3 gene encoding sideroflexin-3 isoform X1, translated as MGELPLDINIQEPRWDQSTFLGRARHFFTVTDPRNLLLSGAQLEASRNIVQNYRAGVVAPGLTEDQLWRAKYVYDSAFHPDTGEKVVLIGRMSAQVPMNMIITGCMLTFYRQTPTVVFWQWVNQSFNAIVNYSNRSGDAPITVRQLGTAYVSATTGAVATALGLKSLTKHLPPLVGRFVPFAAVAAANCINIPLMRQRELQVGIPVTEEAGQRLGHSVAAAKQGIFQVVISRICMAIPAMAIPPVIMDSLEKKDFLKRRPWLGAPLQVGLVGLCLVFATPLCCALFPQRSSIHVSRLEPDLRAQIHEQNSSVKVVYYNKGL; from the exons ATGGGTGAGTTGCCCTTAGATATCAACATCCAGGAACCTCGCTGGGATCAAAGCACTTTCCTGGGAAGAGCCCGGCACTTCTTCACTGTCACCGACCCCCGAAATCTGCTGCTCTCTGGGGCACAGCTGGAAGCTTCCCGGAACATTGTACAGAACTACAG GGCCGGTGTGGTGGCCCCTGGGCTCACTGAAGACCAGCTGTGGAGAGCCAAGTATGTGTATGACTCTGCCTTCCACCCAGACACGGGGGAGAAGGTGGTCCTGATTGGCCGCATGTCAGCCCAGGTGCCCATGAACATGATCATCACTGGCTGCATGCTCACCTTTTACAGGCAG ACCCCAACTGTGGTGTTCTGGCAGTGGGTGAATCAGTCCTTCAATGCCATCGTCAACTACTCCAACCGCAGTGGTGACGCTCCCATCACAGTCAG GCAGCTGGGAACAGCTTATGTAAGTGCCACCACGGGGGCTGTGGCCACAGCTCTGGGACTCAAATCCCTCACCAAG CATCTGCCCCCCCTCGTTGGCAGATTTGTGCCCTTTGCAGCAGTGGCAGCTGCCAACTGCATCAACATCCCCCTGATGAGGCAGAG GGAGCTGCAAGTGGGCATCCCAGTGACTGAGGAGGCGGGTCAGAGGCTTGGCCACTCGGTGGCTGCAGCCAAACAGGGAATCTTCCAGGTGGTGATATCAAGAATCTGCATGGCGATTCCTGCCATGG CCATTCCCCCTGTGATCATGGACAGTCTGGAGAAGAAAGACTTTCTGAAG CGCCGCCCCTGGCTGGGAGCACCCCTGCAGGTGGGACTGGTGGGCTTATG CCTCGTTTTTGCCACCCCCCTGTGCTGTGCCCTGTTCCCCCAGAGGAG CTCCATCCATGTCAGCAGGCTGGAGCCGGACCTGCGAGCTCAGATCCATGAGCAAAATTCCAGCGTCAAAGTGGTTTACTACAACAAGGGGCTTTGA
- the SFXN3 gene encoding sideroflexin-3 isoform X2 encodes MGELPLDINIQEPRWDQSTFLGRARHFFTVTDPRNLLLSGAQLEASRNIVQNYRAGVVAPGLTEDQLWRAKYVYDSAFHPDTGEKVVLIGRMSAQVPMNMIITGCMLTFYRQTPTVVFWQWVNQSFNAIVNYSNRSGDAPITVRQLGTAYVSATTGAVATALGLKSLTKHLPPLVGRFVPFAAVAAANCINIPLMRQRELQVGIPVTEEAGQRLGHSVAAAKQGIFQVVISRICMAIPAMAIPPVIMDSLEKKDFLKRRPWLGAPLQPRFCHPPVLCPVPPEELHPCQQAGAGPASSDP; translated from the exons ATGGGTGAGTTGCCCTTAGATATCAACATCCAGGAACCTCGCTGGGATCAAAGCACTTTCCTGGGAAGAGCCCGGCACTTCTTCACTGTCACCGACCCCCGAAATCTGCTGCTCTCTGGGGCACAGCTGGAAGCTTCCCGGAACATTGTACAGAACTACAG GGCCGGTGTGGTGGCCCCTGGGCTCACTGAAGACCAGCTGTGGAGAGCCAAGTATGTGTATGACTCTGCCTTCCACCCAGACACGGGGGAGAAGGTGGTCCTGATTGGCCGCATGTCAGCCCAGGTGCCCATGAACATGATCATCACTGGCTGCATGCTCACCTTTTACAGGCAG ACCCCAACTGTGGTGTTCTGGCAGTGGGTGAATCAGTCCTTCAATGCCATCGTCAACTACTCCAACCGCAGTGGTGACGCTCCCATCACAGTCAG GCAGCTGGGAACAGCTTATGTAAGTGCCACCACGGGGGCTGTGGCCACAGCTCTGGGACTCAAATCCCTCACCAAG CATCTGCCCCCCCTCGTTGGCAGATTTGTGCCCTTTGCAGCAGTGGCAGCTGCCAACTGCATCAACATCCCCCTGATGAGGCAGAG GGAGCTGCAAGTGGGCATCCCAGTGACTGAGGAGGCGGGTCAGAGGCTTGGCCACTCGGTGGCTGCAGCCAAACAGGGAATCTTCCAGGTGGTGATATCAAGAATCTGCATGGCGATTCCTGCCATGG CCATTCCCCCTGTGATCATGGACAGTCTGGAGAAGAAAGACTTTCTGAAG CGCCGCCCCTGGCTGGGAGCACCCCTGCAG CCTCGTTTTTGCCACCCCCCTGTGCTGTGCCCTGTTCCCCCAGAGGAG CTCCATCCATGTCAGCAGGCTGGAGCCGGACCTGCGAGCTCAGATCCATGA